A window of Anas acuta chromosome 5, bAnaAcu1.1, whole genome shotgun sequence genomic DNA:
TGAATTGGGAGGTCAGAGTGCTTCATATTCAGAAGTTCTGCAAATACTTGCCCCATCCAGGCTGCATTCTGCAATGTAGCAACAGCTTGAGCATTAAGTGAAATTGCTAGAGGACTGGAAACAATTTAGCACAGACCTGAATACAAACTTACTGGCCTCTCCTACGCTGAATGATGCCCCAAGCATACAGCTTCATCTAAGGCAAAGGGTGCTATCTTTGTGCTGCGCTGCACTGAAAATGCTGCGATGCACAGTGCTGAACTCCAAGCTCGCTCAAATGACCTCAGGAGCGTTAATTTTATCAGAATGTGAGACGCTACTTACTCTGACTTGCTTGTGCTTCATTCCTCCAAGCAGAGCTgtgaaaagaagggaaaaaatggtatCAGCAATGGGCTCAGCCCGCAGCGTGCCCAACACGGCCAGAACCAAAACCCCGTGCTGCCAAGCACCCACGTAGCAAACCAGGCGAACCCACCTGAACTTCCCAACCGAAAGCGGCCGGTAACACTCACACGTTCTCCAGGATTATCTTAGTTAGGAGGTTCTTCAGGTTTTGGTGGAAGTCTTCTGGAAAGAGCGCCAGGACATCTTCCGCCCTCGTCAAGCCGCGGTACACGACGTGCCtggtgaggctgtgcagggcgGCCACCAGCTGCAGGACAGGCAGACGGGAGAAGGGGGCTCCAGCCCGGACAaggagcagccccctgccccctccaCCCCCGCGGCTCGCCTCCACCTCGTACCCGGGGCCACGGCTCCTACCTGCGCCGCCTCCTCGGGGCTGGCGGCGATGGCGGGGCAGGCGCGCTGCGCCAGCGGGCCGAGCCCGGCGGGCGGGCTGGAGAAGCAGTCCTGGCACAGCTGCCGCACGGCCTCCTTCGACGGCGCCTGCCGGGAGCAAAGCGGGACGCGctcagccgccgccgccgggcagGGAACGGCCCCCGGCAGCGCCGtggcggcggccccgcggcccgCTCACCTTCAGCAGGCCCCGCAGGGCGGCGAACTCCCCCTCACGcagcgccgccatcttggcgcCCTCAGCGGGGGCGGGCGCCGCGCCTCAgctcccgccccgccgccatcttgttGGGGCGGGGCAGGGCGGGCACGCCGGGCGCTGTAGTCCTGGTCCTGGTCATGGTCCTGGCTTTAACGCGGgataaaagtgaaaaaacaaaacaaaactgaaagctgTGAAGTGTTTCAGCCTCAGCTCCCCGTCCGTAAAGCGAGCTGCTGTAGCAGTTATCGGAGCTGAAGTGCAGGATAACGTTTTGCACCGAATTAGCGTGTGTCCTGCGTCAAACTTTACAGACCCACACTGCAGTGCCCTTTCTGAAATACCTGacgtgatttttatttatttttttttggtcatttctGTCAGTGCAATGAAGAGTGAAACCAGACCCAGAGTTATACCATGTGTAGCAGCTTAAACCACCTCACCACAAGGGTAAGGGTGGCACCGAGAGGTCTCTgtctggctgcaggctgccctcACGGTGTGCTCCTCGCTGAGAGGAAAACCACCTGGCACAGCCGCATCAGGATGGCATTGTGCTGGCCCAGAGCTCAcgtgctgctgtgcagctccaAGGAGCAAGAACACGTGCAGAGCAAACCAGCCTCCATCCTTCGAGAGCCTGCAAGCGTTTGGGCAAAGTCTGCTCTGCGGCATGCACAAGGTAGGATGTGCGCCATGCGAGTGGTGCATGGCCCGGGCTGAGGTCAGAGCCTCGGGTACCTGGCAGTGCAGTCGTGACCTGTGTCAACAGTGAGATTGCTGGGGTGAGAGCAAGCCCTAAATTCTCCCTTCTCCCACTTTTCCCTCTCGGATGTAATCAATTGTTTACTGTCAGTGCAAATCCCTTTGTTGGATGCAGAGTTTAGCAGTAAACATGCTGTTTTCAGCCAGTGGGAACTGGAGGCAAAAGATTTATCATAGCATTGCTGTAATGATATGGACCATTACCTTAGTAAACTGTGTGCGTTTTACACTTTATAAAAGATATTCAAATAAATCATCTTTCCGAGAGAGAAATTGTCTCTTTTTTGTCTTGTATAATTCACAGCACATCTGGTGCCAGGATATCTGTGTAATCTATGGGCTTTCTCATCACCTTTTCTGTCaaaacatcttcattttcatttgcattgtTCTCCTGTAGGCAGAATAATGCATGGTAAGAAATGCTAATGGGATGTCATTTGCATTGGGCTCCACAGGTTTGGCAAAGTAAAGGGATTCCTATTACTTTCTCAAGCTGGGAAACCTTGAAGAGCAGTAGAATCCAAAGGgagagtattttattttctagcatttttcGTGAGGAACAGGAAATGAGTCTCAGGGGGAACAATTCTGGGGGTATGAGTGTACCATCTGTGGCCTCTTCAAATTACTTAGTATGATTGATGAGTTCAGAGAGCTGCAGTATACTCGTGCTGCTTTCTCTAGCGCTGTGTTACCGATCAGGTTAGCCCAGTGCAGGCAGTACATTGTGGAAGGCTGAAGGTCGGCCGTATGGAGTCTTCTGAATGGAGATGCCTTCCTGGGAGAACTGATGTGCTGCTGAACGTAGGTGGTAGGACTGAGTGGGCAGTGAGCCTTGTGGATGCCATTTGCTTATCCAGGTGGCAGAACTGTGTAGCTCCTTACCCTGAtcggaaaaggaaaaatagctaCACGGGATCAGATTACAGGAACTGTGACATTGTCTGTTCCTTCCCAAGAGGAAGAACCTGAAAGATTTGACGATGGTCCCTCTTCCACTGGTGCCACAGCTGTCATTTCCACCTACACAAATACAGCAGTATCTGCAAGCTACATGTTAGAACAGACCAGAAGGTGAAAGGAAGGAGGTCCTCGTTTTTGTATGCAAAGTAAGCGATCTACACAATTGCATcgcaaaggaaaaaaatgtagcagtGGTTAGAGGTCAGGATTTAAGAGCCAGGGAACTGGAATCATGTTTTTCTGATTCTGCTTCAGCTTTCACATGAAGCCAGGTAGCTTCGTTTTTGTCACCCAAATGACAGGAAGGTAACGTAACTTCTGTGTCATGTGAAGCCCTGCATTAACAAATGCGGGCATTTATTAACATCAGCAGTGAAATTAGAGGTTGTGAAAGCATAAACTGGATGCAAGTGGTATAAAAAGGCAGCACTGTGTTACAAGCTCTGGACAAATAAGCCTAAAGGGAAACAAGAGAACTGAATACAGGATATCACTTAATCTTGTAATTGTATCATTCATCTCTTAAATTCttcctgcttgttttgtttacaaACCCATAAAACCAGCATTTTCTACAACCAGAGGTAAGCAGAATTTTTCTAACTGCTAAAGCTTCTGAAATGCCATCCCCTGCTGAGGAAGACAGTCACCAAGTTTTGGCAGGGCTCTTCTAAAGCAATCACTTTAAAACACTTCCATAAAAGTCAGATTGATTTTGATGCCTAGTTAAGGACTTAATTGTACAGAATAACTTTGTCAGACAAAGAGGTGGAGGGATGCAAAGGGCGGCTGGGGGCGGGGAGCAGAGGGAGTAGATAACTGTTACTGCTGTGAAGAAGGATAGGCAAGGCAAGGGAGAACATTTACCCGTGAGTCACATATTCAGAACAAAGATACTGCCTGCCAGTAAGCACTGCTGGCATCGTGCTGTATTTGTTCTTCAGTCCTCCTCCTATTGTTGTCATTTCCTCGCTGTGGGGACCTTCTAATTATGAGGAAATAACGACAGGTTTGATTTCATATCGAAATCAAAGCGCTCCTTGTGTAGCACATGGGTGGTCAGAAGCCAACAGCAGTGCTTAGTTAACATGCCTTATCTGAGGATGAGGAAAGTTTTGTTtcggtttggtttggttttgtcaccgtttttccttcctttcctacTGTCTGTAGCTGTCCGCAAGGACCAGGCCTCCAAAGTCAGACTTCCTGAAGCAGCAGAGGGTGAAGGGTGAGGTTGCATCATGTAAGAGAAGCTGGTCCTGTGATCAGTGTGCTTATCACGAAGTTTTTGAGAAACACCAGCTCAGTTATCTGCTCTGCCAGAGGCAATTCTCTCtgagtgtgaaaaaaaaatcagttaaagcAGCGAGGCAGCGTGGATGACCTTCCTCGGTCTTCTCACAGccctttttttccatgatttcaCATCTGCATCACCCAGTGGGACCCAGCTGAGAGCTCTGAGCCTGCTGATGCTGTTGCTCAGCACTCTGCAGGAATTGGCTTGGCTCTCAGGCTGCTGTTTGTCCGGTCACTAAGCTCCGGAAAACTAAGCTCTGCTTCTGTGTAGGGCAAATTCACTTCTGCCTAGGCCTGGGTGATGCGGCTGTAGTGATTTGGAGCTCTCTTGGTTGAGCCAGCCTGGGTATCTACaaaaaggaacaacaaaaacatttcagaactTGTAATTCTTATGGGGAGAGAGGATTGGTGACCTTCTTGGCTGGGATTGACTTGAATGAGTAGGGAGAAGGGAGGTGAGGTGGGAAGGGATGGATTTGGAAGGGTAGTTGGGAGGTTTCTGGGGGGAATTGGAGACTTCCTGGGGCTTGGAGTAGGAGAATAGTTATTCATTTGccttttcagttaaaatagcaaattatctttgttttctgtatctACTGCTACCTGGCTAGCAGGCTTCATGGTCATGAGAGTCTTTGTGTCCTCACAAATTCGTGTGGTTGTAAGGGAACATGGGTAATTACAACGGGCAAGAAGCAGCCCCAGGGAATTGCCTTGTTATCAGAAGCATAGGCAGCTCTCTCCACTGGTCTCTGAGGTATTTAAATATCTCTGAGGTAATTAAATATTCCTACCTGGAAAATACTGGGAGGAAAGATAGGGAAGTTGCTTgtctgcccttttttttttttttcttgatggagAGAAACTGCTGAcctgtttttcagagaaagagagagaaaggagggggAGCTAACGGGAAGAGCTGGGTATATCTCACGTATGAAGCACTGCAAGAACTATGTGTATTTCACATCCAAAGTATTTCTCTTCTACAGAAGTCAGCTATGGTGACAGAATAAATTCCATGAAACCGCAAGACAAAATCAAGAGATGGAAAACTGAATGGAAGAATTTCAGTAAGTCTGTGTAAAACATGCCTTGTATTTTTAGACATAGCTATATAACTCCAATGACAGATAAACACTTTGCAAAAATGTCATCTTTGTTACAGTCCATCAACTAGAGTGAGCACCCAAAATAAATGTAGCTGAGAGGGAATGTGTTGTGAGGAAAAAGTCAGTCTTGCTGTTCCTAACAAGGTAAAAAATAGACATaataaagcaagcaaataaCTTGACAAAACCCATTTTGccagctttttctctctctctctcttttttttttttttctttcctttaagatgtaaaaaaggaaaggaataaatTTAGCTTCCTTACAATTTTTGGTTGTAGAACTTTAACCTTTTACGCTCCAGGAAAAGATGCTGACAGTTCTAGCTCAGTTTGGCTGTTCAAGGCTCCCTCAGAGAGAAATCCTTGGGATAATAAGGTTCTGATGGGAAAAACGGTTAGACTTTTCCCTGCATTTATAGCCTATATTCGTTGGAGCATCTGCTGCAGAACAATGGTTTCTTCTTTGTGGGCTTTCTGCTGcgaggcagggctgtgctgtatAACCGCACCCTGCTGGGTGTGtgcagcttccctgctgcaAGGAAAAGTGAAGCTGTTCTCCTGCCTTGCCTAAAAAGAGCTCCATAGTAGGTGATTCTGGGTTACAGAGCAAGTGAGATAAAGCGTGAGAGACATCTTTTCCTTAGTTACTTCTgcattatttgtgttttt
This region includes:
- the COMMD9 gene encoding COMM domain-containing protein 9 — protein: MAALREGEFAALRGLLKAPSKEAVRQLCQDCFSSPPAGLGPLAQRACPAIAASPEEAAQLVAALHSLTRHVVYRGLTRAEDVLALFPEDFHQNLKNLLTKIILENVSAWRNEAQASQISLPRLVDMDWRVDIKTSSDTINRMAVPTCLLQLKIQEDAALCGNSPVVSALTVELSKETLDTMLEGLGRIRDQLSAVANK